One Bremerella sp. JC817 genomic window carries:
- a CDS encoding protein kinase, which translates to MPDSPKDTDRPQSSGDDLTTSSAGSLPDLRGSDSATTDHLPDGRNFLEEPPTVISTKKGHVTEGNSRSYSLAELTVGRELVGQTLGHFQLDAFVGAGGMGAVFRGHDTQLNRRVAVKVLSGEHNTKEETVRRFRNEAQSAARLDHPNIARVYFVGEDKGWNYIVFEYIDGTNIRDEVERSGPLEIELAISYLVQVAEALDHAQIREVVHRDIKPSNILVDSQHRAKLVDMGLARLHQVNSQDSDLTASGMTLGTFDYISPEQARDPRSADVRSDLYSLGCTFFFMLTGRPPFPEGTVLQKLLSHSGEEPPDPREFRADVPDEVVHILSRLMAKNPNDRFQKPGELIAAALMVIDELNLAAPHVTASVYVPTTEQRSTVIERHLPWVLPTISLLVLVFVVDTIWTAQDDSMISGVSYTNASQLMTPLTPTDDGPTETNSGSPPPANNGQPVTPIQDTKPATETSRTMSEMPPVMNIAQPKPTPEATIAAETPMPMTAPADMTGTNKPKPPAADVAKNVIVVPGDSPTLYEAITRAQADPTLDTIELRYDGEKDERPLLIDSGSLTIRAATGYSPTIVFRPQEFEPLSRMIQINSASLSLKQVQVKMALPPASMRTWSLFGLENANELSLDGCQVVVQREDEMMVPEALRRSTSVISVRATPVEEVSPFALSTARYAVIDVRNSMVHGEASLLRTNGQQALKVTCDNCLLALSGNLLSSVSTTSDDKMNGFVRMKLDFCTIDTAGSLIRREGATSIPLRVTMANCAATWGASLPMVVQRSTTKTPEEITKSLDFSLEDNAYATNTSNRVMLLIESTVAPAAKVEYDLATWRMAWDDLFSQPSDSIWANLPLASRLYSSRVPQDYVLLNDLSGNPALRPDERNAGVDFSLLPFVASPLAGATSDASAATN; encoded by the coding sequence ATGCCTGATTCCCCGAAAGATACCGACCGACCGCAGTCGAGCGGCGACGATCTAACGACGTCGTCGGCGGGGAGTTTGCCCGATCTTCGTGGTAGCGATTCAGCCACCACCGACCATTTGCCCGACGGCCGCAACTTTTTGGAAGAGCCTCCAACGGTTATCTCGACCAAGAAGGGGCACGTCACCGAGGGAAACAGTCGCTCGTATTCGCTGGCGGAACTGACCGTCGGTCGCGAACTGGTTGGACAAACGCTGGGGCACTTCCAACTCGATGCCTTTGTCGGAGCAGGGGGCATGGGCGCGGTCTTCCGCGGTCACGACACCCAGCTCAACCGACGCGTCGCCGTGAAGGTGCTCTCGGGCGAGCACAACACCAAAGAAGAAACGGTCCGTCGCTTCCGCAACGAAGCCCAGAGTGCGGCCCGGCTCGACCATCCCAACATTGCCCGCGTTTATTTCGTTGGCGAAGACAAGGGATGGAACTATATCGTCTTCGAGTACATCGACGGGACCAACATTCGCGACGAAGTCGAGCGAAGTGGTCCTCTTGAGATCGAACTGGCGATCAGCTACCTCGTTCAAGTTGCCGAGGCACTCGACCACGCTCAAATCCGCGAAGTGGTGCACCGCGACATCAAGCCGTCGAACATCCTGGTCGACTCGCAGCATCGTGCGAAGCTGGTCGATATGGGGCTGGCCCGTTTGCATCAGGTCAACTCGCAAGACAGCGACCTGACCGCTTCCGGTATGACGCTCGGAACGTTCGACTACATTTCGCCCGAACAAGCCCGCGACCCACGCAGCGCCGACGTTCGTAGCGATCTTTACTCGCTGGGCTGCACGTTTTTCTTCATGCTCACCGGTCGTCCTCCCTTTCCGGAAGGGACTGTGCTGCAGAAACTGCTGAGCCATAGTGGGGAAGAGCCGCCTGATCCTCGCGAGTTCCGGGCCGATGTGCCAGATGAAGTCGTTCATATTCTCAGCCGTTTGATGGCGAAGAACCCGAACGATCGTTTTCAGAAGCCAGGCGAACTGATTGCCGCCGCCTTGATGGTGATCGACGAGTTGAACCTCGCCGCCCCGCATGTCACCGCCTCGGTCTACGTGCCGACGACCGAGCAGCGAAGCACCGTCATCGAGCGACATCTGCCGTGGGTCTTGCCGACGATCAGTTTGCTGGTGTTGGTGTTCGTCGTCGACACGATCTGGACGGCCCAGGACGACAGCATGATCTCTGGCGTCAGTTATACCAACGCCTCGCAGTTGATGACCCCGCTGACACCGACCGACGACGGGCCGACCGAGACCAACTCTGGAAGTCCACCCCCGGCCAATAATGGCCAACCGGTCACCCCGATCCAAGACACCAAGCCGGCGACAGAGACTTCGCGGACGATGTCCGAGATGCCTCCGGTAATGAACATCGCCCAGCCAAAGCCAACGCCTGAGGCAACCATCGCTGCGGAAACGCCGATGCCGATGACCGCTCCGGCCGACATGACAGGCACCAACAAACCAAAGCCTCCGGCTGCGGACGTGGCGAAGAATGTGATCGTTGTGCCAGGCGATTCTCCGACATTGTACGAAGCGATTACCCGAGCCCAGGCCGATCCGACGCTCGACACCATTGAGCTTCGCTACGATGGCGAGAAAGACGAACGCCCCCTCTTGATCGACAGTGGCAGTCTGACGATTCGCGCCGCCACCGGATATTCACCGACGATTGTCTTCCGCCCGCAAGAGTTCGAACCGCTAAGCCGGATGATTCAAATCAATTCGGCCAGTCTTAGCTTGAAGCAAGTGCAAGTGAAGATGGCGTTGCCGCCTGCGTCGATGCGGACCTGGTCGCTGTTTGGGCTCGAGAACGCCAACGAGCTTTCACTCGATGGTTGCCAGGTTGTCGTCCAGCGCGAAGACGAGATGATGGTGCCAGAGGCCCTTCGCCGTTCGACCTCGGTGATTTCTGTCCGAGCGACTCCGGTCGAAGAGGTTAGTCCCTTCGCGCTGAGCACCGCTCGCTATGCGGTCATTGACGTACGGAACTCGATGGTACATGGCGAAGCGAGTTTACTGCGGACGAACGGCCAGCAGGCCTTAAAGGTGACCTGCGACAACTGTTTGTTGGCTCTGTCAGGCAACCTGCTGAGTTCGGTCTCGACCACCAGCGACGACAAAATGAATGGCTTCGTGCGAATGAAGCTCGACTTCTGCACGATCGATACGGCTGGCAGTCTCATTCGCCGCGAAGGTGCGACGTCGATTCCTTTGCGGGTAACGATGGCCAATTGTGCCGCGACCTGGGGGGCGAGCCTTCCGATGGTGGTTCAGCGAAGCACCACCAAGACCCCCGAAGAAATCACGAAGTCGCTCGATTTTTCACTCGAAGACAACGCGTACGCGACCAATACATCGAATCGCGTGATGCTGCTGATTGAGTCCACCGTGGCTCCGGCGGCAAAAGTCGAGTACGACCTGGCGACCTGGCGGATGGCCTGGGACGACTTGTTTTCGCAGCCAAGCGATTCGATCTGGGCGAATTTGCCACTGGCCAGTCGCCTTTATTCTTCGCGGGTACCACAGGACTACGTTCTACTCAACGATTTGAGTGGCAATCCGGCATTGCGACCCGACGAACGAAACGCTGGTGTCGACTTCTCGCTGCTGCCGTTCGTGGCTTCGCCCCTCGCAGGGGCCACCTCAGACGCTTCAGCGGCCACAAATTGA
- the rsgA gene encoding ribosome small subunit-dependent GTPase A, whose product MAKKGKGQQKRRVEFRKNRTQKVRQGDITKHFNRDEFDADKAVQRERISGKGDLTRKRTIVSHDQEDGTDTETLSIHVDTETCLEGRVLRVQGLISEVEAPDKSVFQCATRRLLKTMSTDVRHVVAAGDHVWFRPSGPSEGIIESVDPRYGVLSRTSRGRQHIIVANVDQLIIVGSAAEPGLKPNLIDRYLITAEYARIRPIICINKVDLLDPAALQTIVGVYGSIGYEVHLVSAKEGTGIERLRQALHGKDTVLSGQSGVGKSSLLNAIEPGLNLRVNAVSRENDKGKHTTTTATLIPLATEGHVIDTPGIRQFQLWDIIPEEVAGLFRDIRPFINRCKFPNCTHTHETDCAVKDAVADGILDTRRYESYCQIHAGDAA is encoded by the coding sequence ATGGCGAAAAAAGGCAAGGGGCAGCAGAAGCGTCGCGTCGAGTTCCGGAAGAACCGCACGCAAAAGGTGCGGCAAGGGGACATCACCAAGCATTTCAATCGTGATGAATTCGACGCCGACAAAGCGGTGCAGCGGGAACGGATCTCCGGCAAAGGAGACCTGACTCGCAAACGTACCATCGTTAGCCACGATCAAGAGGATGGCACCGATACCGAAACGTTGTCCATTCACGTCGACACCGAGACCTGTCTGGAAGGCAGAGTGCTACGCGTTCAGGGCCTGATCAGCGAAGTCGAAGCCCCGGACAAGTCGGTTTTTCAGTGTGCCACGCGGCGATTGCTGAAAACGATGTCGACCGACGTACGGCACGTGGTGGCGGCTGGCGACCATGTCTGGTTTCGCCCGAGCGGTCCCAGCGAAGGAATCATCGAAAGCGTCGATCCTCGCTACGGAGTGCTGAGCCGAACGAGTCGCGGCCGGCAGCACATTATCGTCGCCAACGTCGATCAGCTAATCATTGTTGGCAGTGCCGCCGAACCAGGCCTGAAGCCGAATCTGATCGATCGCTACTTGATCACGGCCGAGTACGCGCGGATTCGTCCAATCATCTGCATCAACAAGGTCGACCTTCTCGATCCCGCTGCGCTGCAAACGATTGTCGGCGTCTATGGCAGCATCGGGTACGAAGTCCACCTGGTATCGGCCAAAGAAGGGACCGGGATTGAACGTCTGCGGCAGGCACTGCATGGCAAAGACACGGTCCTGTCGGGGCAGAGCGGGGTGGGGAAGTCGTCGCTGCTGAACGCGATCGAGCCAGGGCTGAACCTGCGGGTGAACGCCGTCAGTCGTGAAAACGACAAGGGAAAGCACACCACCACCACCGCCACGCTCATTCCGCTGGCGACGGAAGGGCACGTGATCGACACGCCTGGGATCCGTCAGTTTCAGCTGTGGGACATCATCCCGGAAGAAGTGGCCGGCCTGTTCCGAGATATTCGTCCCTTTATCAATCGCTGCAAATTTCCGAATTGCACCCACACGCACGAGACGGATTGTGCGGTGAAGGATGCCGTCGCCGATGGCATTCTTGATACGCGGCGATACGAGAGTTACTGCCAGATTCATGCCGGTGATGCGGCCTAG
- the ftsH gene encoding ATP-dependent zinc metalloprotease FtsH gives MAENPRNEEQPNERPGSGGGMRPNFTVIALGVFLAAVVLMLISTAEPPYTTLKTSEFEEQIRKGNVQNVVLGDMVATGELKVPLNVTEEKDGEQVTKYDSDNLPIQRPKAFRTRIAPQNSPAFEALVAMLKEQKTKQPGLTWDYDTDSRALQSVIWIVVMLLPLVFLFIIWNSFRRSRDQIMGGGFLSGFSKSPAKRYEASRKAITFKDVAGLEGVKSDLMEIVDFLRTPEKFERLGGQIPKGVLLVGPPGTGKTLLARAIAGEAGVPFYAINGSEFIQMFVGVGASRVRDLFKTAKDNSPAIIFIDEIDAVGRQRGAGLGGGHDEREQTLNQILSEMDGFVQGETVIVIAATNRPDVLDPALLRPGRFDRHITVDRPTFKGRVEIFKVHVRDVPLSDDVNIERLAAGAVGLTGADIRNLINEAALWATRQNRDAVTMEDFEYARDKILMGARREESLVAREKEKTAYHEAGHALLSWLLPGVDRLHKVTVIPRGRALGVTQTLPEEDRMNISESELYDQLAFILGGRAAERIAYNELSAGAENDLERATKMARRMVTQWGMSERLGPVNYKITDEDPFLGREIHENRHFSEHTMQIIDDEVARILHEAHDKAIEVLTTNKDKLVKLTNSLCEHEELSDHEVEQLIGPSVHRSKASKLNSEMEIASNGHPAPASDLTTEDVQAEETN, from the coding sequence ATGGCGGAAAACCCGCGTAACGAAGAACAGCCAAATGAACGCCCCGGAAGTGGTGGCGGCATGCGGCCTAATTTTACCGTCATTGCGCTGGGGGTGTTTCTTGCAGCCGTCGTCCTGATGCTGATTTCGACCGCTGAACCTCCCTATACCACGCTGAAAACGTCGGAGTTTGAAGAGCAGATTCGTAAAGGTAACGTGCAGAACGTCGTCCTGGGCGACATGGTTGCTACGGGCGAACTGAAAGTTCCACTGAACGTTACCGAGGAAAAGGATGGCGAACAGGTCACCAAGTACGACTCGGATAACCTGCCGATCCAACGCCCCAAGGCGTTCCGCACTCGAATTGCGCCGCAAAATTCGCCGGCATTCGAGGCCCTGGTGGCGATGCTCAAAGAGCAAAAGACCAAGCAGCCCGGTCTAACTTGGGATTACGACACCGATAGCCGAGCCCTCCAGTCGGTGATCTGGATTGTGGTGATGCTGTTGCCGCTGGTGTTCCTGTTCATCATCTGGAACAGTTTCCGCCGCAGCCGCGATCAGATCATGGGGGGAGGCTTCCTGTCGGGCTTTAGCAAGAGTCCCGCCAAACGCTACGAAGCCAGCCGCAAAGCAATCACGTTCAAAGATGTTGCCGGTCTGGAAGGCGTGAAGAGCGACCTGATGGAGATCGTCGACTTCCTGCGGACTCCGGAAAAGTTTGAACGGCTCGGCGGGCAGATCCCCAAGGGGGTACTGCTGGTCGGCCCTCCGGGTACCGGTAAGACCTTGCTGGCCCGAGCGATCGCAGGCGAAGCAGGCGTGCCGTTCTATGCCATCAACGGTTCCGAGTTCATCCAGATGTTCGTTGGTGTCGGTGCCAGCCGCGTCCGCGACTTGTTCAAGACGGCCAAAGACAACAGCCCTGCGATCATCTTCATCGACGAAATCGATGCTGTGGGTCGTCAGCGTGGTGCTGGCCTGGGTGGCGGTCATGATGAACGCGAACAAACGCTCAATCAGATCCTCAGCGAAATGGACGGCTTTGTCCAAGGCGAAACGGTAATCGTGATCGCGGCCACCAACCGGCCCGACGTGCTCGATCCGGCGCTCTTGCGACCAGGCCGATTCGACCGACATATCACCGTCGATCGACCAACCTTCAAGGGACGTGTCGAAATCTTCAAGGTGCATGTCCGCGACGTGCCACTGTCGGACGACGTGAACATCGAACGCTTAGCTGCCGGGGCCGTTGGCTTGACGGGTGCCGACATTCGGAACTTGATCAACGAAGCAGCCTTATGGGCGACCCGTCAAAATCGCGATGCGGTCACGATGGAAGATTTTGAGTACGCCCGAGACAAAATCTTGATGGGTGCCCGTCGCGAAGAATCGCTGGTGGCTCGCGAGAAAGAAAAGACTGCCTACCACGAAGCTGGCCATGCGCTGTTGTCATGGCTTCTGCCCGGGGTCGACCGCCTGCATAAGGTAACGGTGATTCCACGCGGACGTGCTTTGGGTGTCACCCAGACACTGCCCGAAGAAGACCGGATGAACATCAGCGAAAGCGAACTGTACGATCAGTTGGCCTTCATCCTGGGTGGTCGGGCTGCCGAAAGAATTGCCTACAACGAACTGAGTGCCGGGGCGGAAAACGACCTGGAACGGGCCACCAAGATGGCACGCCGCATGGTAACCCAGTGGGGCATGAGCGAGCGGCTTGGTCCGGTGAATTACAAGATCACCGACGAAGATCCGTTCCTGGGACGCGAGATCCACGAAAATCGTCACTTCAGCGAGCACACCATGCAGATCATCGACGACGAAGTCGCTCGAATTCTGCACGAAGCGCACGACAAGGCGATTGAAGTGCTGACGACCAACAAGGATAAATTGGTCAAGCTGACGAACTCGCTGTGCGAACACGAGGAACTGTCCGACCACGAAGTCGAACAGCTGATTGGCCCATCGGTTCATCGCTCGAAGGCGAGCAAGTTGAACTCGGAGATGGAAATTGCCTCGAACGGGCACCCCGCCCCTGCATCTGACCTGACGACCGAAGACGTTCAGGCAGAAGAAACGAACTAG
- a CDS encoding NUDIX domain-containing protein: MSQPHNIPIRKRAVVGVILRQNCFLTIRRSQTVVAPGKVCFPGGGIQSGETEAEALVREIQEELGIESIAGERLFETVTPWGTSVAWWYATIQEDAQVVINLEEVAESFWRQPHELMRDPDLLTSNRDFLSAWGQATFAIPGITVPHDWDDISG, from the coding sequence ATGTCCCAACCGCACAACATTCCCATTCGAAAACGCGCCGTTGTCGGGGTCATTCTGCGGCAGAATTGCTTCCTAACCATACGTCGCAGCCAGACTGTCGTCGCCCCTGGGAAGGTTTGTTTCCCCGGCGGAGGGATCCAGTCCGGAGAAACCGAGGCCGAGGCTCTGGTTCGAGAAATTCAGGAAGAACTGGGCATCGAATCGATCGCCGGAGAGCGACTCTTCGAGACGGTCACCCCGTGGGGGACCTCGGTCGCCTGGTGGTATGCGACCATTCAGGAAGATGCCCAGGTCGTGATCAACCTGGAGGAAGTCGCCGAATCGTTCTGGCGACAGCCGCACGAACTGATGCGGGATCCCGATTTGCTGACCAGCAATCGAGACTTCTTGTCGGCCTGGGGTCAGGCCACCTTCGCTATCCCGGGAATAACTGTTCCTCACGATTGGGATGATATTTCCGGTTGA
- a CDS encoding acylphosphatase, with product MTDESTRMHVVFSGHVQGVGFRQTTTQIAKSFPVTGWVKNVPNGNVEMIAEGTKAACGDFLAAIRDRMFEYINDLDCHWSNATHEFEHFEIHY from the coding sequence ATGACGGATGAGTCAACCCGAATGCACGTCGTCTTTTCCGGACATGTGCAAGGTGTCGGATTTCGACAAACGACCACTCAGATTGCAAAGTCATTCCCGGTAACCGGATGGGTCAAGAATGTCCCCAATGGCAACGTGGAAATGATCGCAGAGGGAACCAAGGCAGCCTGTGGCGATTTCCTGGCAGCGATCCGAGATCGGATGTTTGAGTACATCAACGACCTGGATTGCCACTGGAGCAATGCGACTCACGAGTTCGAGCACTTCGAGATCCACTACTAA
- a CDS encoding ABC transporter permease subunit: MIPNTSSLLGFFFYIDEINLRHLATSVWLFAVGVVLGLLATALLWALLLAISPKKLGARCTAALTGPALMPISVVMGIWAFLALALLPMVPNSMEILNSLKQIPTTGESTYEVIVPIASGDVDKRGNVPATPLDIVLLTDQMRTMKINSTGKVELVARLADSDDDVVTYDIGGGELFEWRRGDRGTLLRKIPNGETIELYARNITNSDIKLEVSLLTEPEHIEAESIFFIGTLVFLLYGTYFAMVCVFPKMSAIAEATVRSEIYQLLFLICAIVGCLFMVASIYIPYQTFGEDIKVLKHTCLQAMMVLGIVVAIWAASRSVSEEIEGRTALTLLSKPVSRRQFVLGKFFGIAWLVSVLFVMISSVFVVSVAQKPIFDKREGATMEFEGEKGITWQLLHHEAMSVTPGVLLVYMETLVLAGVSVAISTRLPMVANFMLTFGIWALGHLTPSIMEASVEGFEPVQFVAGFVATILPVLKNFEIYGAISAGREIPLTYIAGTALYTILYGAMTMFLALILFEDRDLA, from the coding sequence ATGATCCCGAACACCTCCTCCCTTCTCGGCTTCTTTTTCTACATCGACGAAATCAACCTCCGGCACCTGGCGACTTCGGTCTGGCTGTTTGCTGTGGGCGTGGTGCTGGGGCTGTTAGCCACGGCCCTGCTCTGGGCATTACTGCTGGCCATCTCACCGAAAAAGCTGGGGGCGCGCTGCACGGCAGCATTGACAGGCCCGGCCCTGATGCCGATTTCGGTAGTCATGGGCATCTGGGCGTTCCTCGCGTTGGCCTTGCTTCCGATGGTCCCCAACTCGATGGAGATCCTCAACTCGCTGAAGCAGATCCCGACGACCGGTGAATCGACTTATGAAGTGATCGTTCCGATCGCCTCAGGCGATGTCGACAAACGAGGTAATGTTCCAGCAACTCCACTCGACATCGTCCTGCTGACCGATCAGATGCGAACGATGAAAATCAACAGCACTGGTAAGGTCGAGTTGGTCGCCCGCCTGGCCGACTCGGACGATGACGTCGTCACCTACGACATCGGTGGTGGTGAACTGTTTGAATGGCGCCGAGGAGACCGCGGTACCCTGCTCCGCAAGATTCCTAACGGTGAAACGATCGAACTTTACGCTCGTAACATCACCAACTCGGACATCAAGCTCGAAGTTTCGCTGCTGACCGAACCGGAACACATCGAAGCGGAATCGATCTTCTTCATCGGTACGCTCGTGTTCCTGCTGTATGGCACCTACTTCGCCATGGTCTGCGTCTTCCCAAAGATGTCGGCCATCGCCGAAGCGACCGTCCGCAGCGAAATCTACCAGCTGCTGTTCCTGATCTGTGCGATCGTCGGCTGCTTGTTCATGGTCGCTTCGATCTACATTCCGTACCAAACCTTCGGCGAAGATATCAAGGTCCTCAAGCATACCTGCCTCCAGGCGATGATGGTGCTGGGAATCGTGGTCGCCATCTGGGCCGCCAGCCGTAGTGTTTCCGAAGAAATCGAAGGCCGCACGGCGTTGACCCTGCTCTCGAAGCCGGTTAGCCGTCGCCAGTTCGTGCTGGGCAAGTTCTTTGGTATCGCCTGGCTGGTGAGCGTGCTGTTCGTGATGATCAGCTCGGTCTTCGTGGTCTCGGTTGCCCAAAAGCCGATCTTCGACAAACGCGAAGGTGCCACCATGGAATTCGAAGGCGAAAAGGGGATCACCTGGCAACTGCTGCATCACGAAGCCATGAGCGTCACGCCAGGCGTGCTGCTGGTTTACATGGAAACCCTGGTGCTCGCTGGTGTCTCGGTCGCGATTTCGACGCGTCTGCCAATGGTCGCCAACTTCATGCTGACCTTTGGTATCTGGGCCTTGGGACACTTAACGCCTTCGATTATGGAGGCGTCGGTAGAGGGCTTTGAACCGGTGCAATTTGTGGCGGGGTTCGTGGCGACAATATTACCGGTGTTAAAGAACTTCGAGATCTATGGGGCAATCTCCGCCGGCCGCGAGATCCCGCTGACCTACATCGCCGGGACCGCTCTCTACACCATCCTGTATGGTGCGATGACGATGTTCCTGGCCTTGATCCTGTTCGAGGATCGCGACCTCGCCTAA